Proteins encoded within one genomic window of Bacteroides sedimenti:
- a CDS encoding prephenate dehydrogenase produces MRILILGAGKMGSFFTDVLSFQHETAVYDVNPQQLRFVYNTYRFTTLEEIKEFEPELVINAVTIKYTLEAFRQILPVLTKDCILSDITSVKTGLKKFYQESGFRYVSTHPMFGPTFASLNNLSSESAIIISESDHLGKVFFKDLYSTLGLNIFEYTFDEHDDTVAYSLSIPFVSTFVFAAVMKHQEAPGTTFKKHMAIAKGLMSEDDYLLQEILFNPRTPAQVENIRRELKEILEIITAKDADRLKKYLTKIRKNIQ; encoded by the coding sequence ATGAGGATATTAATTCTTGGAGCCGGAAAGATGGGCTCTTTCTTTACAGATGTATTAAGTTTCCAACATGAAACAGCAGTATACGATGTTAATCCACAACAACTCAGGTTTGTGTACAACACCTATCGTTTCACTACGCTGGAAGAGATCAAGGAATTTGAACCCGAACTGGTTATCAATGCCGTTACCATCAAATATACGCTCGAAGCATTCAGACAGATTCTGCCTGTATTAACCAAAGATTGTATTTTAAGTGATATTACAAGCGTAAAGACCGGACTGAAAAAATTCTATCAGGAAAGTGGCTTCCGATATGTATCCACTCATCCCATGTTTGGCCCTACATTTGCCAGCCTCAACAACTTGTCAAGTGAGAGTGCCATCATCATCTCTGAAAGCGACCATCTGGGGAAAGTTTTTTTCAAAGATCTGTATAGCACACTTGGCCTCAACATCTTTGAATACACATTTGATGAACACGACGATACAGTAGCTTACTCACTCTCCATTCCGTTTGTTTCCACTTTCGTCTTTGCAGCCGTAATGAAACACCAGGAAGCCCCGGGAACCACCTTCAAGAAGCACATGGCCATAGCTAAAGGACTGATGAGCGAGGATGACTACCTGCTTCAGGAAATTCTTTTCAATCCTCGTACTCCTGCACAGGTTGAGAACATCCGCCGCGAGCTGAAAGAGATATTGGAAATTATCACTGCCAAAGATGCAGATCGTCTAAAGAAGTACCTCACTAAGATTCGTAAGAATATTCAGTAA
- a CDS encoding T9SS type A sorting domain-containing protein, with product MKIKFTLTAIIAWVSLFTFGQITIPKNATFVTPKVTQQLKGLYQTKNLKTLNLLFPGERVTSQAPDLKSSAAKQKLDSIVSHKWDATNQWVKYTKEEHAYDDNGRWVTGVYYSWNSDINRWAEGIKDVYTYNANNKWASSINYNWNTNTNQWVNNSKNEYTYNANGYCTQLLASEWKASSSQWVNNSKDELTYNSNGYWTQGIVSEWDTIANQWVNGLKYECAYNVYNKITEIIVYYWNAETSQWTNFMLFEFIYYTADGKLKESNVHFWGEPIYSAEWYLVTKNEYTYDSNERLFTEIISEYNIDIIWGYELSNKSKYEYSYDANGNRTQSFVSKWDIDTSSWSSYSKEVNSYDLAYNFTDLLLPSEYFVLTIPSSNLTPDIINKPLEDIEYLWNKTSTNWDNNTKDIYYYSDLNGSGINEVTTDNLIIYPNPVSEGFYLNLSEKNIKVSIYDFSGNLLFTKQLSGNEYINVSTLPHGIYMIKVTTDKGIMTKKFVKK from the coding sequence ATGAAAATTAAATTTACACTCACAGCTATTATTGCGTGGGTATCATTATTTACTTTCGGGCAAATAACAATACCTAAAAATGCAACTTTCGTAACACCGAAAGTTACGCAGCAATTAAAAGGATTGTATCAGACTAAGAACCTTAAAACCCTTAACCTCCTGTTCCCAGGAGAAAGAGTAACCTCTCAAGCTCCGGATCTGAAATCTTCAGCCGCCAAACAAAAGCTAGACAGCATAGTGAGCCACAAGTGGGATGCTACCAATCAGTGGGTTAAATATACCAAAGAAGAACATGCATATGATGACAATGGCAGATGGGTTACAGGGGTTTATTATAGCTGGAACAGTGATATCAATCGATGGGCAGAAGGCATTAAAGATGTATACACTTATAATGCCAACAACAAATGGGCTTCGAGTATTAACTACAACTGGAACACCAATACAAACCAGTGGGTTAATAATTCAAAAAATGAATATACCTACAATGCCAATGGTTATTGTACACAACTTCTCGCTTCTGAATGGAAAGCTTCCAGCAGTCAATGGGTCAACAACTCAAAAGATGAACTTACTTATAATAGCAATGGTTATTGGACACAAGGTATTGTTTCAGAATGGGATACGATAGCCAACCAGTGGGTTAATGGTTTAAAATACGAATGCGCCTACAATGTTTACAATAAAATCACTGAAATCATTGTTTATTATTGGAATGCAGAAACAAGCCAATGGACAAACTTCATGCTGTTTGAATTTATATATTATACTGCTGATGGAAAGTTAAAAGAAAGCAATGTTCATTTTTGGGGTGAACCAATCTATTCTGCTGAATGGTATCTGGTTACAAAAAATGAGTATACATACGACAGCAATGAAAGATTATTTACAGAGATCATCTCTGAATATAATATCGATATTATTTGGGGGTACGAATTGTCTAATAAATCGAAATATGAATATAGTTACGATGCCAATGGAAACAGAACTCAAAGCTTTGTTTCGAAATGGGATATTGACACCAGCAGTTGGTCCTCCTACTCAAAAGAAGTAAACAGTTACGACTTAGCATACAACTTCACCGATTTACTTTTACCTTCTGAATATTTTGTACTAACTATTCCTTCTTCAAATTTAACGCCAGACATTATAAACAAACCTCTTGAGGATATTGAATATCTTTGGAATAAGACATCCACAAATTGGGACAATAACACCAAAGACATTTACTATTATTCTGATTTGAATGGCAGTGGAATAAACGAAGTTACAACAGATAATCTCATTATTTATCCAAATCCTGTTTCTGAAGGATTCTACCTAAACCTTTCTGAGAAGAATATAAAAGTTTCAATTTATGATTTTAGTGGCAACCTTCTTTTCACAAAGCAACTATCCGGCAACGAATACATCAACGTAAGCACCCTTCCACATGGAATTTATATGATAAAAGTCACAACAGACAAAGGCATAATGACCAAGAAGTTTGTTAAGAAATAG